Part of the Candidatus Zixiibacteriota bacterium genome, CACCAATCGCGTCCATGAGAATCATCCCGATGCCGGCACGATGACCAAGGGGGTGCTTTTGGCGCTCGGTGCCGCGCTCGGGCAGGCGGTCGGGCTGGTGTTATCCAAGCAGGGAATGCTGAACGCCGGCGGCTATGTCCCGCCGCTCGAGGCGTCGTTCGTGCGGATGATCGCTGCGGCCATTGTCATCTGGTCGTTCTCCGCCATGCGCGGCACGCTTGGGACGACTGTCGCGGCCATGAAAAACTCGCGCGCGCTGCTGTTGAGTCTGTTTGGATCAATCTGCGGACCGTTTCTGGGGGTCTGGAGTTCGCTGGTGGCGGTGTCATTGATAGAGGCGGGGGTGGCGGCCACGCTCAATTCTACCACGCCGGTTCTTATTATTCCCGCTGTTATCATAGTGTATAAAGAGCGAATCTCGTGGAGAGCGGTTATCGGCGCGCTGGTCACGGTCGGCGGCGTGGCGCTGCTGTTTCTGAAATGAGCCTGTTCCTTGACCCTTCAAAACTCCCAGCCATTCTGGAGCGGTACTATAGCAGTCCGGAAATAATGAAGACCCGCCTGGTGG contains:
- a CDS encoding DMT family transporter, with amino-acid sequence MPYAGELAALSTALLWSFTAIFFSEAGKLIGSFSVNKIRLLFAIVIYAVVLTIKTGHPWPGAINLEQLLWLASSGIIGLVFGDGCGFKALVMIGPRLMTIIAASAPIMTTLIAWFFLGERLNWVDIVGIAVTTGGITWVVSERRFGDTNRVHENHPDAGTMTKGVLLALGAALGQAVGLVLSKQGMLNAGGYVPPLEASFVRMIAAAIVIWSFSAMRGTLGTTVAAMKNSRALLLSLFGSICGPFLGVWSSLVAVSLIEAGVAATLNSTTPVLIIPAVIIVYKERISWRAVIGALVTVGGVALLFLK